CCCTGTTCGGATTCGTCTACGGATGGTTCTTCGCGATTCCCTTCGCGATCACGTTCGGCTTCGATCGGCTCTGGCCGTACCTTGTCGCCGACTTCTTCCCGGCCGAGGTCACGATGGCCGCCGTTGGGCTCACGACCGTCCTCTTTCTCTACGAACCGCTCCGAAGACTGCTTTCGACGCTCTACAAGGGCGAACGCGACACCTGAAGGAGACCCATGGCCAAGATCGACGTCCTCACGATCCGGATCCCGGCGCTCTCCCGGGACAAGACCATCCGCGTGCTCGTCCCCGACGGGTTGTCCGCGGACGAACGCCGTCCCGTTCTCTACATGCACGACGGCCACAACCTGTTCGACGCCTCGACGAGCGCCTATGGCGCATCGTGGAACGTCCACCGCGCGATCGCGGACGCCGCCCGGCGCGGACTTCGCGTCCCCTTCGTCGTCGGGATCGACTGTCCGAGCCCGAAGCGCTTTGACGAGTATTCCCCGTGGGTCCAGCCCGACATGGAATCCTTCATCCCCGGTCTCGGCCGCGCCTCCTTCGGGGGCGAGGGCGACGCCTACGTCGACTGGATCGCGGACGTCCTCAAGGCGACCGTCGACAAGCGGTATCCGACCTTTCCCGATTCAACCTGGATCGCCGGATCGTCGATGGGCGGGCTGATCTCGCTCCATGCGGCGTGCCGCCGTCCGGAGACCTTCCGCAAGGTCGGGGCCTTCTCCCCCGCGGTCTGGTTCGCCCGCGAACCGCTGCTCGCGGAATTGTCCGCCGCGTTTCCCCATCCGGCGTCCTGCTACGTCGACATCGGCACCGCCGAGTCGTCCGACGGTGGGAATCCCGCCTTTCCGGCGCTCTATCTCGACGGCGCCCGCGCCATCCGCGACGCGCTCGAACGGCGCGGGATCGCCGATCTCCGCTACGTCGAGGAGGAAGGCGCCCCGCACCACGAATCCGCATGGGAGCGGCGCTTCCCCGGGTTTCTCGACTGGCTCATTCTTCATGAATGAAGACGTCTTCGGCCGTCTTTTCCATTCTTGCCTGGGAGTCGCCGGGCGTCCGGCTGGCGAAAACCGCCCATCCATGGTATAATGGAAACACGAAACCAAGAAAGGAGACAAACAATGAAACTCAACCAAAACGTCGTGAAACTGATCAACGAACAGGTGAACAAGGAACTCTTCTCGTCGTATCTCTACGTCGACATCGCCAACCATTACCGGAACCTCGGCTTCGAGGGCTTCGCCGCCTGGTTCGACATCCAGGCCAAGGAGGAACTCGAGCACGCGTTCAAGTTCATGCATTACCTTCAAGGCAACGGCGAGGCCGTCGTCCTCGACGCGATCGCCAAGCCGACGAAGGATTATCCGACGCTGCGCGACCCGCTCGTCGAATCGCTCCGCCACGAGGAATTCGTGACCGCTTCGATCGACGCCATCTACGCCGCCGCCCAGGCCGTGAAGGACTTCCGCACGCAGGAGTTCCTCCACTGGTTCATCAAGGAACAGGCCGAAGAGGAGAAGAACGCGAACGACAACCTGCTCGCCTACGACAACTACGGCGGCGACCGCCGCACGTTCCTCATGCTCGACAAGAAGCTCGGCAAGCGCGAGGAAGACTAAGGCATCAAAAAAGCGGTTCCGCGAGGAATCGCTTTTTTTTCACTTCCGGACGATCGTGAGGCCGTCGCCCCGGACTTCAAGGGCGTAATAGACGTTCGGCTGGATCGACCCCTCGACGATCGCGCGGGCGACGTAGGTCTCGACGTGGCGCTGGATGTAGCGCTTGAGTGGCCTTGCGCCGTAGTCGGGGTCGTAGGCTTCGTCGAGAATCCTCTTCTTGAGTTCCTCGCTCCAGGACATCCGTACGTTCTGACCGGCGAGACGCTTCCCGAGGTCGTCGAGCATCTTCTCGACGATCAGGGTCTGGGATTCACGCGAGAGCGGGCGGAAGACGACGATCTCGTCGATGCGATTCAGGAATTCCGGCTTGAACTGCCGCCGGACGAGCGTCTGGACCTCGGCTGTGCCGTGGTCGGGATCGCGGATCAGAAATTCGCTGCCGAGGTTTGAGGTCATGATGATGACGGTGTTCTTGAAGTCGACGGTGCGTCCCTGGTTGTCGGTGAGGCGGCCGTCGTCGAGGATCTGGAGGAGGACGTTCATGACCTGCGGATGGGCCTTCTCGATCTCGTCGAAGAGGACGATCGAGTAGGGTTTGCGGCGAACCGCCTCGGTCAGCTGGCCGCCCTCGTCGTAACCGACGTATCCGGGCGGGGCGCCGATCAGGCGGGCGACGGAATGGGGCTCCATGTATTCGCTCATGTCGATGCGGACGATGTGGGTTTCGGAGGCGAAGAGCTGTTCGGCGAGCGAACGTGCCACCTCCGTCTTCCCGACGCCGGTCGGGCCGAGGAACATGAACGAGCCGATCGGGCGGTACGTGTCCTTGATTCCGGCGCGCTGGCGGATGATCGCGTCGGCGACGAGGTCGATCGCCTCGTCCTGGCCGATGACACGCCGTCGCAGGGCGTCGGCGAGACCGAGGAGCTTGTCGCGGTCGCCCTGCATCAGCTTGGCGACCGGGATCTGGGTCCACTTCGAGACGATCTCGGCGATCGCATCCTCGCCCACGACCTCGCTCACGAGTCGGTCGGCGTCGTGCTTCGAGGCTTCCGCGATCTCCTTTTCGATGGCGGGGATCTTCGAATACTGGAGTTCGGCCGCCTTCGAGTAGTCGGAACGGTTGAAGGCGTTCGTGAGCTCGACGCGGAGCCGCTCGAGTTCGGCCTTCTTGGCCTTGGTCCGCTCGAGCTGGCCCTTTTCCCGCTCCCAGCGGGTCTTGAGGGCGTCCTCGTCGCGGCGCAGGCCCTCGAGTTCGGCCTTCAGTCGGACGAGCCGTTCCTTCGTGACCGGGTCGGACTCCTTGTCGAGGGCGCGCTTCTCGATTTCGAGCTGCATGATGCGACGGGTAATGCCGTCGAGTTCCGCCGGCATCGAGTCGATCTCCATGCGCGTCGAGGCGCAGGCCTCGTCGATCAGGTCGATCGCCTTGTCCGGCAGGAAGCGGTCGGAGATGTAGCGCTGCGACAGAGTGGCGGCGGCGATGATCGCGGCGTCGTTGATGTGGACGCCATGGAACGCCTCGAAGCGGTCCTTGAGGCCACGCAGGATCGAGATCGTGTCCTCCACCGACGGTTCGTCGATCTGGACCTTCTGGAAGCGGCGCTCAAGGGCGTTGTCCTTCTCGATGTACTTGCGGTACTCGTTCAGCGTCGTCGCGCCGATGCAGTGGAGCTCGCCGCGGGCGAGCATCGGCTTCAGCATGTTCCCGGCATCCATCGCGCCTTCGGTGCGTCCGGCGCCGACGATCATGTGGATCTCGTCGATGAAGAGGATGATCTCGCCCTCGGAGGCCTTGATCTTGTCGAGGACCGCCTTGAGGCGCTCCTCGAACTCGCCGCGGTACTTCGCTCCGGCGAGCAGGCTGGCGATATCGAGTTCGTAGATCGTCTTGTTCTGGAGACCGAGGGGGACGTCCTTGTCGACGATGCGGCGGGCGAGGCCTTCGACGATCGCCGTCTTCCCGACCCCCGGCTCACCGATCAGGACGGGATTATTCTTGGTCTTGCGCGAGAGGATCTTGACGATCCGGCGGATCTCCTCCTCGCGGCCGATGACCGGATCGACCTTCCCGCTCTTGACCTGCGTGATGATGTTCCGACCGTACTTCTCGAGGACATTCTGGTCGTTCTGGGGATTCTCGTATTCCTGTTGCTGCATGGTATCACTCCCATTTTCTTTCTCGCATCCATTATACGCCCATTTGTTAGCACTGTCAATAGAAGAGTGCTAACCGTTCGATCGAGTGAAACTTCCGCGACGGCACGAAAGTCTGCTATAATGGAACGTGGACGGTGACACCATTGAAACATCCTTTGCATGTGCTCTACGCTTTCGCTGCGGCCGCGCTCTACGCGATCGCCGCACCGCTCTCCAAAATGTTGCTTCACGAACTCTCCCCGGCGATGCTCGCCGGTCTCCTCTACCTCGGCGCGGGAGTCGGGATGTCCGTCGTCGGTCTCTTCCGACGCAATCGCTCAAACATCGCGCGGTTTGCGATAAGCGACCGCGTCTACGTCGTCCTGATGGT
This genomic interval from Candidatus Izemoplasmatales bacterium contains the following:
- a CDS encoding alpha/beta hydrolase-fold protein, which gives rise to MAKIDVLTIRIPALSRDKTIRVLVPDGLSADERRPVLYMHDGHNLFDASTSAYGASWNVHRAIADAARRGLRVPFVVGIDCPSPKRFDEYSPWVQPDMESFIPGLGRASFGGEGDAYVDWIADVLKATVDKRYPTFPDSTWIAGSSMGGLISLHAACRRPETFRKVGAFSPAVWFAREPLLAELSAAFPHPASCYVDIGTAESSDGGNPAFPALYLDGARAIRDALERRGIADLRYVEEEGAPHHESAWERRFPGFLDWLILHE
- a CDS encoding ferritin, whose protein sequence is MKLNQNVVKLINEQVNKELFSSYLYVDIANHYRNLGFEGFAAWFDIQAKEELEHAFKFMHYLQGNGEAVVLDAIAKPTKDYPTLRDPLVESLRHEEFVTASIDAIYAAAQAVKDFRTQEFLHWFIKEQAEEEKNANDNLLAYDNYGGDRRTFLMLDKKLGKREED
- a CDS encoding AAA family ATPase — encoded protein: MQQQEYENPQNDQNVLEKYGRNIITQVKSGKVDPVIGREEEIRRIVKILSRKTKNNPVLIGEPGVGKTAIVEGLARRIVDKDVPLGLQNKTIYELDIASLLAGAKYRGEFEERLKAVLDKIKASEGEIILFIDEIHMIVGAGRTEGAMDAGNMLKPMLARGELHCIGATTLNEYRKYIEKDNALERRFQKVQIDEPSVEDTISILRGLKDRFEAFHGVHINDAAIIAAATLSQRYISDRFLPDKAIDLIDEACASTRMEIDSMPAELDGITRRIMQLEIEKRALDKESDPVTKERLVRLKAELEGLRRDEDALKTRWEREKGQLERTKAKKAELERLRVELTNAFNRSDYSKAAELQYSKIPAIEKEIAEASKHDADRLVSEVVGEDAIAEIVSKWTQIPVAKLMQGDRDKLLGLADALRRRVIGQDEAIDLVADAIIRQRAGIKDTYRPIGSFMFLGPTGVGKTEVARSLAEQLFASETHIVRIDMSEYMEPHSVARLIGAPPGYVGYDEGGQLTEAVRRKPYSIVLFDEIEKAHPQVMNVLLQILDDGRLTDNQGRTVDFKNTVIIMTSNLGSEFLIRDPDHGTAEVQTLVRRQFKPEFLNRIDEIVVFRPLSRESQTLIVEKMLDDLGKRLAGQNVRMSWSEELKKRILDEAYDPDYGARPLKRYIQRHVETYVARAIVEGSIQPNVYYALEVRGDGLTIVRK